In Phragmites australis chromosome 24, lpPhrAust1.1, whole genome shotgun sequence, the following are encoded in one genomic region:
- the LOC133907456 gene encoding G-type lectin S-receptor-like serine/threonine-protein kinase At1g34300, which produces MAMIPMASLVLCLLLILPLAAAQAQQQQQMLTFSANDTAWRPTDSNRTLVSRTGDFAAGFVPSSPGKYRFAVWVVASNNAIIWYAHDTDNYSASEADGTSALAVDAAGVLSWTAAGNNNTIIWSPPANFSTAMAVLQLNDTGSLVYGSGSSAWSSFTVPTDTLMAGQAIPRGGNGTTLQSGNGRYSFFESTTLQNGKMMYANMSNALLNLTADGTLVLSGGSLIASDQGARRLRRLKLDDDGNLRLYSLRPKNRQWRVVWQLVQELCTIRGTCAENRICVPVGADSISCVCPPGYRNATQNSPCEPKRNYSGRGDDDKFVRMDFVSFSGGAVTAVSDPGPLMTKLPPQNLADCESSCRRNATCVAFGYKFGGDRTCLQFTGLRDGYWSPATEASTFLRLVSSDNDSNPFTGMTSMIETVCPVRLALPLPPKQARTTIRNVAIITALFAVELLAGVLSFWAFLRKYSQYREMARTLGLEFLPAGGPRRFSYAELKAATKDFSDVVGRGAYGTVYRGDLPDRRAVAVKQLHGVGSGEAEFWAEVTIIARMHHLNLVRMWGFCADREQRMLVYEYVPNGSLDKYLFAPPPPPAAAGGDVEPEPSGPLLDLHTRYRIALGVARAIAYLHEECLEWVLHCDIKPENILLEDDFCPKVSDFGLSKLTSKRDKVTMSRIRGTRGYMAPEWVIHREPITAKADVYSFGMVLLEIVSGRRNYGFRQESVGSEDWYFPKWAYEKVYVERRIDDIIDPRISSSYGYDDAGSVATVERMVKTAMWCLQDRAEMRPSMGKVAKMLEGSIEITEPVKPTIFCVQDD; this is translated from the coding sequence ATGGCGATGATTCCCATGGCCTCCCTCGTCCTCTGTCTCCTCCTCATCCTGCCTCTCGCCGCTGCCCAggcccagcagcagcagcagatgctCACCTTCTCCGCCAACGACACGGCCTGGCGCCCCACCGACAGCAACCGCACCCTCGTCTCCCGTACTGGGGATTTCGCCGCCGGCTTCGTGCCCTCCTCCCCGGGAAAGTACCGCTTCGCCGTCTGGGTCGTCGCTTCCAACAACGCCATCATATGGTACGCTCACGACACCGATAACTACTCTGCTTCCGAGGCCGACGGCACCTCCGCGCTCGCCGTCGACGCGGCGGGCGTGCTCTCCTGGACTGCCGCCggcaacaacaacaccatcatCTGGTCGCCCCCTGCCAATTTCTCCACTGCGATGGCGGTGCTGCAGCTCAACGACACAGGGAGCCTAGTCTACGGGAGCGGTAGCAGCGCCTGGTCGAGCTTCACCGTGCCCACCGACACGCTCATGGCAGGGCAGGCCATACCCCGGGGAGGCAACGGCACCACGCTTCAGTCCGGCAACGGCCGCTACAGTTTCTTCGAATCAACGACGCTGCAGAACGGAAAAATGATGTACGCCAACATGAGCAACGCTCTGCTCAACCTCACCGCCGACGGCACGCTCGTCCTCAGCGGCGGGTCGCTCATCGCCTCCGACCAGGGAGCCaggcggctgcggcggctcAAGCTCGACGACGACGGCAACCTGCGCCTCTACAGCCTGCGGCCCAAGAACCGGCAGTGGCGCGTGGTGTGGCAGCTCGTGCAGGAGCTCTGCACCATCCGGGGCACCTGCGCCGAAAACAGAATCTGCGTCCCCGTCGGCGCCGACAGCATCAGCTGCGTCTGCCCGCCGGGGTACCGCAACGCCACCCAGAACAGCCCCTGCGAGCCCAAGAGGAACTACAGCGGCAGGGGTGACGACGACAAGTTCGTCCGGATGGACTTCGTCTCCTTCTCCGGGGGCGCGGTCACCGCGGTGTCGGACCCCGGGCCCCTGATGACGAAGCTGCCGCCGCAGAACCTGGCGGACTGCGAGAGCAGCTGCCGGCGCAACGCGACCTGCGTGGCGTTCGGGTACAAGTTCGGCGGCGACCGGACGTGCCTCCAGTTCACGGGGCTGCGGGACGGGTACTGGTCCCCGGCGACAGAGGCGTCGACGTTCTTGCGGTTGGTGTCCTCGGACAACGACAGCAACCCGTTCACGGGGATGACGAGCATGATCGAGACGGTGTGCCCAGTGCGGCtggcgctgccgctgccgccgaagCAGGCGCGGACGACGATCCGCAACGTGGCGATCATCACGGCGCTGTTCGCGGTGGAGCTGCTGGCCGGGGTGCTGTCGTTCTGGGCGTTCCTGCGCAAGTACTCGCAGTACCGGGAGATGGCGCGCACGCTGGGGCTGGAGTTCCTGCCCGCCGGCGGCCCCCGGCGGTTCTCATACGCGGAGCTGAAGGCTGCGACCAAGGACTTCTCGGACGTGGTGGGACGCGGCGCGTACGGGACGGTGTACCGCGGCGATCTGCCGGATCGGCGCGCCGTGGCGGTGAAGCAGCTGCACGGCGTGGGCAGCGGCGAGGCGGAATTCTGGGCGGAGGTGACCATCATCGCGCGGATGCACCACCTGAACCTGGTGCGCATGTGGGGATTCTGCGCGGACCGGGAGCAGCGGATGCTGGTGTACGAGTACGTGCCCAACGGCTCGCTGGACAAGTACCTgtttgctcctcctcctcctccggcggcggcaggtGGAGACGTAGAGCCAGAACCTTCAGGTCCACTACTAGATTTGCACACTCGGTACCGCATCGCCCTGGGCGTCGCCCGTGCCATCGCGTACCTCCATGAAGAATGCCTGGAGTGGGTGCTCCACTGCGACATCAAGCCGGAGAACATCCTGCTGGAGGATGACTTCTGCCCCAAGGTGTCCGACTTCGGTCTGTCCAAGCTGACGAGCAAGCGCGACAAGGTGACCATGTCCCGCATCCGCGGCACCCGCGGGTACATGGCGCCCGAGTGGGTGATCCACCGCGAGCCCATCACCGCCAAGGCCGACGTCTACAGCTTCGGCATGGTGCTGCTGGAGATCGTCTCCGGCCGCCGCAACTATGGGTTCCGGCAGGAGTCGGTGGGCAGCGAGGACTGGTACTTCCCCAAGTGGGCGTACGAGAAGGTGTACGTGGAGCGGCGCATCGACGACATCATCGACCCGCGCATCTCTTCGTCCTATGGGTACGACGACGCCGGCAGCGTGGCCACCGTGGAGCGCATGGTGAAGACGGCCATGTGGTGCCTCCAAGACCGCGCCGAGATGCGGCCGTCCATGGGCAAGGTGGCCAAGATGCTGGAGGGATCCATCGAGATCACAGAGCCTGTGAAGCCCACAATCTTCTGCGTCCAGGACGACTAG
- the LOC133908050 gene encoding ribosome-inactivating protein-like produces the protein MAAPTPEFTDSFVVEKDNYGDFIRLVRQNVIKYCSDRRPNVVQPVLPPEQKIPKFWFHIVLRTMTSSLTLAVRIDNLYLVGFRTPAGVWWEFNNEHGTHLISNSNWLGFGGRYQDLVGQKGLETVSLGRAQMTVAVDVLAKHGTTQMSEEQVQDAKADPYALPKSMLVKLVIMICEGVRFHTVYSTVDKEFNNVAAKITEIEGKQVNKWDRISKAVLTWAVDPMAKFPELEKIGVKDKNDAARIVALVKDEK, from the coding sequence atggctgcgccaacgccagagTTCACTGATTCCTTCGTCGTGGAGAAAGACAACTACGGCGACTTCATCCGCCTAGTCCGGCAAAATGTGATCAAATACTGCAGCGACCGGCGCCCCAACGTCGTCCAGCCTGTGCTGCCACCGGAGCAGAAGATCCCCAAGTTCTGGTTCCACATCGTCCTCCGCACCATGACCAGCTCCCTCACGCTCGCCGTACGCATCGATAACCTCTACCTCGTCGGCTTCAGGACCCCGGCTGGGGTGTGGTGGGAGTTCAACAACGAGCACGGCACCCACCTCATCAGCAACTCCAACTGGCTTGGCTTCGGCGGCCGGTACCAGGACCTCGTCGGCCAGAAGGGACTGGAGACCGTCTCGCTGGGCCGTGCCCAAATGACTGTAGCCGTCGATGTCCTGGCGAAGCATGGCACCACCCAGATGTCGGAGGAGCAGGTGCAGGACGCTAAGGCCGACCCGTACGCGCTGCCCAAGAGCATGCTGGTGAAGCTGGTGATCATGATATGCGAGGGGGTGCGGTTCCACACCGTGTACAGCACGGTGGACAAGGAGTTCAACAACGTGGCGGCGAAGATAACCGAGATAGAGGGGAAACAGGTGAATAAATGGGATAGGATCTCCAAGGCCGTACTGACGTGGGCCGTCGACCCCATGGCCAAGTTCCCCGAGCTGGAGAAGATAGGCGTCAAGGATAAAAACGACGCAGCCAGGATCGTCGCGCTCGTCAAGGATGAAAAGTAG